From Gammaproteobacteria bacterium, a single genomic window includes:
- a CDS encoding sigma-70 family RNA polymerase sigma factor produces MKPIELQISDYIPHLRRYARVLLRRDIAAADDLVQDCVERALQRSMLWQRGTNLRAWLFTIMHNLYVNQVRRGVNGPEFVAMDEHYSDSRQSAESSAVLGDIERALDRLSADQREIILFVSIEGMKYHEVAGILDIPEGTVMSRLARARQQLRDSLAIDKLQTLRRVK; encoded by the coding sequence ATGAAGCCCATTGAGCTCCAGATATCCGACTATATTCCGCATTTGCGTCGCTATGCTCGAGTGTTGTTGCGACGTGATATAGCCGCTGCTGATGATCTTGTGCAGGACTGTGTCGAGCGCGCATTACAGCGCTCGATGTTATGGCAGCGTGGCACCAATCTTCGTGCCTGGCTTTTTACTATTATGCACAACCTTTATGTGAACCAGGTTCGTCGAGGGGTCAATGGCCCCGAGTTTGTGGCGATGGACGAGCATTACAGCGACAGCCGGCAAAGTGCCGAGAGCAGCGCGGTATTGGGCGATATTGAGCGGGCGCTGGACAGGTTGTCAGCTGATCAGCGTGAAATTATTCTGTTTGTATCCATCGAGGGCATGAAGTACCACGAGGTAGCGGGCATTCTCGATATTCCGGAAGGTACGGTTATGTCGAGACTGGCGCGGGCGCGCCAACAGCTGCGCGACAGTCTTGCAATTGACAAACTTCAGACATTGCGTCGGGTGAAATAA
- a CDS encoding cytochrome P460 family protein, with protein MGTKSGLAMLVVTTLVAGLATADHHKVKPSPNGIAFPAGYQNWQVISMSHRTDNNTVRVIYGNDKAIRAARGGKTNPWPDGAVIGKVVWKQKEAADWKAAIVPDKFVHAEFMFKDARKYASTGGWGWARWKGMDQVPHGADANVAQECVACHTPVKNKDWVFTEPAMLPMVEK; from the coding sequence ATGGGAACGAAATCAGGTTTGGCAATGTTGGTTGTAACGACACTTGTGGCGGGGCTGGCCACAGCCGATCATCACAAGGTAAAACCATCGCCGAACGGTATTGCTTTTCCGGCCGGGTACCAGAACTGGCAGGTGATTTCCATGTCGCATCGTACGGATAACAACACGGTGCGCGTGATTTATGGTAATGACAAGGCAATCCGGGCGGCCCGCGGTGGCAAGACCAACCCCTGGCCCGATGGCGCAGTCATTGGCAAGGTGGTCTGGAAACAAAAAGAGGCGGCCGACTGGAAAGCGGCCATTGTTCCGGACAAGTTTGTTCACGCCGAATTCATGTTCAAGGATGCCCGCAAGTACGCATCAACCGGTGGTTGGGGTTGGGCGCGCTGGAAAGGCATGGACCAGGTGCCGCATGGCGCGGACGCCAACGTTGCCCAGGAATGTGTTGCCTGTCATACGCCGGTCAAGAACAAGGACTGGGTATTTACCGAGCCGGCCATGCTGCCGATGGTTGAGAAATGA
- a CDS encoding anti-sigma factor: MSYETPVTEADLHAFMDGQLSESRRAVVASWLKEHPDKLRELADYQVIDRELHKMLDPMLDEPVPAGLRTAPGRRLVRRIAAVVAFLCVGGFAGWQANSVYHGGVRIEQFTGLEQHLIKPAAFAHVVYTGEQKHPVEVGADQEQHLVSWLSKRLRARIMAPDLRRYGYELVGGRLLPSTNRMAAQFMYQESGGERITLYVRRLTGAQAGAMFQFSSNNDINTFYWIEGELGYALSGGLPRDQLMTLATASYRQLQM; this comes from the coding sequence ATGTCATATGAAACACCGGTTACCGAAGCGGATTTGCACGCCTTTATGGATGGGCAGTTAAGCGAAAGTCGGCGAGCTGTCGTCGCGTCCTGGTTAAAGGAACACCCGGACAAGCTGCGGGAACTGGCAGATTACCAGGTTATTGATCGGGAGCTGCACAAGATGCTTGATCCCATGCTTGATGAGCCGGTGCCTGCCGGTTTGCGCACCGCTCCGGGCCGACGCCTGGTTCGGCGCATTGCTGCGGTCGTGGCTTTCCTGTGTGTCGGCGGTTTTGCCGGCTGGCAGGCAAACAGCGTTTATCACGGCGGTGTCCGCATTGAACAGTTCACCGGGCTTGAGCAGCACCTGATCAAACCGGCGGCGTTTGCCCATGTTGTTTATACTGGCGAGCAGAAACACCCGGTAGAGGTGGGCGCAGACCAGGAACAACATCTTGTAAGCTGGCTGTCGAAACGGTTGCGCGCCCGCATTATGGCGCCGGATCTCAGGCGATATGGCTATGAGCTTGTCGGCGGCCGGTTGTTGCCATCAACCAACCGGATGGCTGCACAGTTTATGTACCAGGAATCCGGTGGCGAGCGTATCACGCTTTATGTGCGACGCCTGACCGGGGCACAGGCCGGAGCCATGTTCCAGTTTTCCAGCAACAATGACATCAATACATTTTACTGGATAGAGGGTGAACTGGGTTATGCGTTAAGTGGCGGACTGCCACGTGATCAGCTGATGACCCTTGCCACTGCAAGCTACCGGCAATTGCAGATGTAG
- a CDS encoding GGDEF domain-containing protein: MDILTLYLVLFGVLFVQAITLYRAASLNREETGINDWALSALMFGISMAMIALIIALPHIFDRKILRDLFVGMSNSVSMAGYILLWTGLRRFYKKTVISYSVLLQLALLFFLVTSMATATPYAPDWRVISSTIAIVIVIGLIVSELLGGSSTGNPAVRMIIGALAVLFLAILSRPLLMYGGSLNFVEANTLASKILSASSILVCIVLTPSIILLTNERISERLRELAIKDSLTGILNRRAFFEYAERYIADLNRHAVTMAVCLIDLDHFKQVNDNHGHAMGDQILSRFADLARSFIRETDLFGRYGGEEFAFIFRNSTKEQAAEIIERLRFACNRIQPGAGSGGIEFSAGLCDVSGPDPEARIDRLLDLADQALYQAKRDGRNRVVLAEPLPVSSMSLT, encoded by the coding sequence ATGGACATCCTGACCTTATACTTGGTGCTGTTCGGTGTATTGTTTGTACAGGCAATTACACTGTACCGTGCTGCCAGTCTGAATCGTGAAGAGACCGGCATCAATGACTGGGCATTGTCGGCACTGATGTTTGGCATCAGCATGGCAATGATTGCATTGATTATTGCGTTGCCACACATCTTTGACCGGAAGATTCTGCGCGACCTGTTTGTCGGCATGAGCAACTCGGTATCCATGGCAGGTTACATACTTTTGTGGACAGGGTTACGCCGTTTTTACAAAAAGACCGTGATCAGCTATTCAGTGCTGTTGCAACTGGCACTGTTGTTCTTTCTGGTCACAAGCATGGCGACAGCCACGCCTTACGCGCCCGACTGGCGTGTCATCAGCTCCACTATCGCGATTGTCATCGTGATTGGCTTGATCGTGTCAGAACTGCTGGGCGGATCGTCTACCGGGAATCCCGCGGTACGCATGATTATCGGGGCGCTGGCAGTCCTGTTTCTCGCTATCCTTTCCAGGCCGTTGCTGATGTATGGCGGATCACTCAATTTTGTTGAAGCCAATACCCTGGCAAGCAAGATTCTGTCAGCTTCTTCGATCCTGGTCTGTATCGTGCTGACACCGTCCATAATTCTCCTGACCAATGAGCGTATCAGCGAGCGTCTTCGCGAACTGGCGATCAAGGATTCTCTGACCGGTATCCTGAATCGCCGGGCGTTTTTCGAGTACGCCGAACGTTATATAGCCGATCTGAATCGTCACGCGGTGACCATGGCCGTGTGTCTTATTGATCTCGACCATTTCAAGCAGGTCAATGACAATCATGGCCACGCAATGGGTGATCAGATATTGAGCCGGTTTGCCGACCTGGCCCGCAGCTTTATCCGCGAAACTGACCTGTTTGGCCGGTATGGTGGCGAGGAGTTTGCATTTATTTTCCGAAATAGCACCAAGGAACAGGCTGCGGAAATAATCGAGCGATTGCGGTTCGCCTGTAACCGGATTCAGCCCGGAGCCGGATCGGGCGGAATAGAATTCAGTGCCGGTTTGTGTGATGTCTCCGGGCCTGATCCGGAAGCCAGGATAGACCGATTGCTCGACCTGGCTGACCAGGCCCTGTACCAGGCAAAGCGCGACGGCCGTAACCGCGTAGTGCTGGCCGAGCCGCTGCCGGTTTCCTCGATGTCGTTAACCTGA